CCGCAAGGACCGCGAGGACCGGAAGGCCCGGAAGGACCAGAAGGCTCGCAAGGGCCGCACGAGCGGCCCGAGCGCAGGAGGTCCTGCGGGCGCTGCCGCGACCGGGTCCTCGTCGAGGACGGCACCGCCCGGCGCGCAGCAGGCGGGGGCGCGGCAGATCGGCAGTGCGCTCGGGCGCGGCTGGCTGATCGTGCTGCTGTGCGCGATTCTCGGCGGCGGTCTTGGGGCCGGCGCGGTCTACGCCATGCCGCAGCGGGCGATCGGCACCACCACGGTGCTGGTCGACATCCCGGTGCAGGCGACCGACATCGAGGCGCTGGTGCGCACGGTCGAAACCCTGATCCTCAGCCAGGCGGTCCTCACGGACCTGTCGGCGCAGCCGGGGGTGGAGCTGAGCCCGCAGGCGTTGGAGGATGCGATGGAGGTCGAGCGGGCCACCGGTTCGGCGGTCATCGAGGTGTCGGTGGTCGACACCTCCGAGGATCGCGTGCGGGCCGTGGCCGAGCAGGTCGTCCCGGTCCTGGAGGAGCGGCTGGCCGACATCGAGGTCGCGGTGAGCACCGATGAGACCGGCACCGACGGGACGGAGACGACCACGACCGAGCAGCCCGGCGGCAGCACGGTCCCGCTGTCCGTCACGACCTTCGGCACCGAGCCCTACGTTCGTGACTACTCCTGGTCGCTGATCCCCACGGTCGCCCTCGGTGTCCTGGGCGGCCTCCTGCTCGGCGGCCTCATCGTGGTCGTCCGCGCCCTCCGCCGCCTCCCCGCCTGACCCCGCGAAACGTCAGTTGTGCACGCGCGAAACGTCACTCGTGCACGCGCGAAACGTCACTCGTGCATGCGCGAAACGTCAGTTGTGCACGCGCGAGACGTCAGTTGTGTACGCGTCGCGCGGCGCGGAGCTCGAGGCGCCGGGGGAGGGACCGGAAGAACGGGCAGCTCGACCGCTTCCGCCCCCCGAGACGCCTGATCGAGGTCGAGCTGCCCGTTGGTGCGTGCGCCCACGACGGCGCGGCCGCGCTTGGAGGCCGCTGCGACCACGCCCCAGGCGCACGAGCCCGCCGGTCTGGCAGCATGACGCCGTGCCGACCGACAAGCTCCTCGTGACCGTAGCCCCGACGGGGGCCGAGACCAGCAAGGCCGACTGCCCGCAGCTGCCGACGACGCTCACCGAGCTGGTCGAGACCGCGCAGCGCTGCGAGGCGGCAGGAGCGGCGATGGTGCACGTCCACATCCGCGACGACGACCACCGACCCAGCCTGGACCCCGCCCGTCTGGCCGACACCGTGGCCGCGCTGCACGAGAACACCGGCCTGGTGGTGCAGCTGTCGACCGGCGGCTCCGTGCACGACCCGCTCGACTCGCGCCTCGCCGTGCTCGACGCCGAGCCGGACTCCTGCAGCCTCACCATGGGCACGGTCAACTTCGGCGACGACGTGTTCATGAACCCGTGGGGCTTCATCTGCGAGCTCTACCAGGCCTCGCAGGACAAGCAGGTCGTCCCCGAGTTCGAGCTGTTCGACCTCGGTCAGGTCCACTCCCTCGCGCGCCTGCTGCGCCGCTACGGCCTCCCGTACGGCGGACGCGTCCACTGCGACCTCGTCATGAACGTGCCCGGCGGGATGGACGGCACCGCCGACGCCCTGGTCGCGGCCGTCGCCGCGCTCCCCCCGGAGACCACCTCCTGGTCGGCCACCGGGATCGGCCGCTCGACCCTGACCGTGGCGCTCGCCGCGCTGTCCAAGGGCGGCCACCTGCGCGTCGGGATGGAGGACGTGCTGACCCTGGCCAAGGGCGTGCCCGTCGAGCACAACGAGCAGCTCGTCACCCGTGCCGTCGAGCTCGGGCGCCTGGCCCAGCGCGAGCCCATGACCCCAGCGGAGGCGCGCGAGCTGCTCGGCACCCGCTGAGGCGACCGCGGACGTCGTACGACCGGTCGTCCGGACGACCGAACCCCGGGACGTCAGCGCAGCGCGCTCGGCGGGAAGGTGCGCCCCGGATAGTCGGACAGATGACCAAGTTTCGCAGTAGCCTCGATGGTCGCGACGAGTCTGGGAGAGCCGTGAAGGGCATCATCTTCAACCTGTTGGAGGACATGGCCGAGAGCGCGGGCGGGCCAGAGGCGTGGGACGAGCTCCTCGACGTCGCTGGGGTCGACGGCGGGTACAGCGCCCTGGGGGACTATCCGGATGCGGACCTCGTAGCCCTCGTCGCTGCGTGCTCGAGGGCGTGGGGCCGGACCGAGTTCGACGTGACGAAGTCCTTCGGTGAGTTCGCCCTCCTTGGGCTGGCACGCCGGTACCCCGCGTTCTTCGCACCACACTCGCGCACGCGGGACCTGCTGGTCTCGCTCAACGACGTGATCCACCCCGAGGTGCGCAAGCTCCACCCGACGGCACGCCCCCCGCTCTTCGGCTATCGCAGCAGCGGGGATGACCAGCTGACGCTGGTGTACCGCTCAGAGCGGCAGCTGTGTGGTTTCGCCGAAGGGATGGTTGTCGGTGCCTCAGTGCACTTCGGGGAGAGCGTGACCATCAACCAGAGCATGTGTGTTCACACCGGCGCCGACGACTGCCATCTGGACATCACGTTCCTCGGCGCGCGTGACGAGCATGTCCCAGCCGGTTGACCTGGTCGCCGAAGCGGCGCTCCTGCGCCGCCGGCTGGACCGTGAGCGTCGCGCCCGGCTGACGGCCGAGAGCGTGGGTGAGGCAGCGACGGCGCGCCTCTACGAGACGGTCCGGCAGCTCCAGGAGGCCGAAGCGGAGCTGCGGCGCCACGCGGAGGAGCAGGAGCTCCTCAACGACCTGTTGCGAGACGTGAGACGTGACCTGGACCCGGAGGGCATCCTGCGGCGGACGGTCACGGCGGTGGGGGCTGCGGCCGACGTCGACCGGTGCCTGGTCCGGATGGCCGACGGTGACAACATCGGGCCCGTCGTGGAGCAGTGGACGCGACCAGGGGTCGCACCCGTGGAGCCGACGACCGCTCTGCCGACGGCCTTGGAGCACCTCTGCCTGCAGGCCGCCGACCGACACCAGTGTCTTCGCATCGACGACGTCCTCGACGACGCCCGCCTTCCGGACACGGACGCCGCCGCGGTCCGCGACGCCCTGGGGATCACCGCCTACCTGGGAGCTCCGATGTGGACGGGGGACCACCTGGTCGGCTGGTTGGTGATGCACGCGACGACGCCCTCAACCCCGTGGACGCCGCGGCAGCTGACCATCATGAGCGGGGTGGCCCGGGACCTGGGAGCTGCACTGCTCCAGGCCGCTGCGTATCAGCAGAAGGAGGCAGCCGTGCTCCAGCTGGAGCGCGCCGACCGGGTGAAGAACGAGCTGGTCTCGACCGTGTCCCACGAGCTCCGCACGCCGTTGAGCAGCATCGTCGGCTACATCGAGCTGCTGCGGGAGGGCGAGGTCGGGGAGCTGACGGCGCAGCAGCTGCACGTCCTGGCCGTCTTGAGCCGCAACTCGATGAGGCTGCAGCTGTTGATCGAGGACCTGCTCTCCCTCGCCCGCGTCGATGCCGGCGTGAGCTTGCCTCCCTGTCGCCCCGTGGACGTGGGGAAGCTGCTGGAGGACGTACGACGAGCCGTGCTGCCGATGGCGCGCACGCGCGACATCGACCTGGGCGTCACGAACGCTGACGCGGTCCCTCCGGTCCCCGCACGGGGGGTGACGGACCTCGAGCGAGCGCTCTTCAACCTGGTCACCAACGCCATCAAGTTCACCCCGGCGGGGGGCTCGGTCCTCATGGGTGCGACGAGCGCCGACGACGTGGTGACGATCCGCGTGAGCGACACAGGACACGGCATCGACGCCCGGGACATCCCCCATGTCGCGGAACGCTTCTACCGCAGCGCCGACGCCACCGACCGGGCCATCCAGGGGACCGGTCTGGGGCTGGCCGTGGTCAAGGCCATCACCGACCAGCACGGAGGCAGGCTCGAGATCGAGTCCGAGGTCGGTCGGGGGACCCAGGTCAGCATCCACCTGCCAGCGGATGAGCAGGCGTCCGACCAGCCGTTCGGGAAGAGAGTTGCTCCTTCGGCCCATCCATCGGGTGACAGGTGACGAACCCGGTTGTGGCTCGCGTCACACCATGCCCATGAGAACGGGGGAGGACGCCGTAGACGTCAGGGCGCCGGCATCCCGTTCGTGCGGGGTCGGACAGTCATGGACCGCTCCTCAGCGGCGCGCGGGCCCCGAACGAAGGGAACGGGATGAGGACTCATCCATCCGTCAGCCGGCGTAGCGTCGCGCTGACGGTCACCGGCGGGCTCCTGGCCGCAGCCGGTATGGCCGGAATCGGACCGAGCGGCGCCGCCGCCTCGAGCCACCGGGAAGCCCCGCTCATCGCGGGTGCACCGCAGTACGACACGACCGACGTCTACGCCTTCCGCAGCCCGGACCGGCAGGACACGATCACGCTCATCGCCAACTGGTTGCCGTTCTCGGAGCCGGCGGGAGGTCCGAACTTCTACCAGTTCGCGACTGACGCTCGCTACAACATCAAGATCGACAACGACGGTGACGCGCGACCCGATGTGACCTACCGGTGGACGTTCAAGGACAACTACCGCAGCCGGGACACCTTCCTCTACAACAACGGCCCGGTCACGACCCTGAACGACGAGAACCTGAACTACTACCAGACCTACCGGCTCACACAGATCCGGGACGGTCGCGAGCAGGTGCTCGTCCGCAACCGCATCGTGGTGCCCTCGGACGTCGGCGAAGGGTCGATGCCCGACTACGAGGCTCTGCGCGAGCAGGGAACGACGAACGTCGGGACGGGCAACAGCCGCCTGCAGTCGTTCGCCGGTCAGGCCGAGGACCCGTTCTTCCTCGACCTCCGCGTGTTCGACCTGCTGTACGGCGGCGACCT
This DNA window, taken from Nocardioides sp. HDW12B, encodes the following:
- a CDS encoding heme NO-binding domain-containing protein translates to MTKFRSSLDGRDESGRAVKGIIFNLLEDMAESAGGPEAWDELLDVAGVDGGYSALGDYPDADLVALVAACSRAWGRTEFDVTKSFGEFALLGLARRYPAFFAPHSRTRDLLVSLNDVIHPEVRKLHPTARPPLFGYRSSGDDQLTLVYRSERQLCGFAEGMVVGASVHFGESVTINQSMCVHTGADDCHLDITFLGARDEHVPAG
- a CDS encoding 3-keto-5-aminohexanoate cleavage protein, whose protein sequence is MTVAPTGAETSKADCPQLPTTLTELVETAQRCEAAGAAMVHVHIRDDDHRPSLDPARLADTVAALHENTGLVVQLSTGGSVHDPLDSRLAVLDAEPDSCSLTMGTVNFGDDVFMNPWGFICELYQASQDKQVVPEFELFDLGQVHSLARLLRRYGLPYGGRVHCDLVMNVPGGMDGTADALVAAVAALPPETTSWSATGIGRSTLTVALAALSKGGHLRVGMEDVLTLAKGVPVEHNEQLVTRAVELGRLAQREPMTPAEARELLGTR
- a CDS encoding ATP-binding protein, giving the protein MSQPVDLVAEAALLRRRLDRERRARLTAESVGEAATARLYETVRQLQEAEAELRRHAEEQELLNDLLRDVRRDLDPEGILRRTVTAVGAAADVDRCLVRMADGDNIGPVVEQWTRPGVAPVEPTTALPTALEHLCLQAADRHQCLRIDDVLDDARLPDTDAAAVRDALGITAYLGAPMWTGDHLVGWLVMHATTPSTPWTPRQLTIMSGVARDLGAALLQAAAYQQKEAAVLQLERADRVKNELVSTVSHELRTPLSSIVGYIELLREGEVGELTAQQLHVLAVLSRNSMRLQLLIEDLLSLARVDAGVSLPPCRPVDVGKLLEDVRRAVLPMARTRDIDLGVTNADAVPPVPARGVTDLERALFNLVTNAIKFTPAGGSVLMGATSADDVVTIRVSDTGHGIDARDIPHVAERFYRSADATDRAIQGTGLGLAVVKAITDQHGGRLEIESEVGRGTQVSIHLPADEQASDQPFGKRVAPSAHPSGDR